A window of Ciconia boyciana chromosome 9, ASM3463844v1, whole genome shotgun sequence genomic DNA:
CAAGCGGCACGGGGCGGCCGCCATCGACACCCCCGTGCTGGAGCTGCGGGTGaggccgcgccgcggggccctcggggggcggcgggacctccctctccccctcctccttggTGTGGGGGGTGACCCCCACCGTGGTTGTGGGATCCCCCTCTGTTCCCCTGTGGGGCTGCGGAgtcccccctcctcctgcgAAACTGGGGAGCACCCGTTTTCCCCTGGGCTGAGGGCGCAGGTTTGGGGCATGGCAGGGCGGGGGGGCCAGCTGTGACAGTCCCTCTTTGGTCCCCGTTGtgtggggggatggggacatggacCCCCCTTCTGCCCCAGGTCAGAGAGGGCTGGAGGGGGAATGTGTGTCATGTGTCCCCCCCCACTCTCTGCTCGACTTGTGGGGCTCGGGGGGGCCAGGCTCCGTGCTCTGTCCCCCGTCCTGGGGGACCCTGTGCCCCAGAGCCACCCCGGTCCTTTGCTGTCCCGCCAGCCCCCTCATCTCTTCCCCAGGAGACGCTGACAGGGAAGTATGGGGAGGATGCGAAGCTCATCTACGAGCTGCAGGACCAGggaggggagctgctggccctgcGCTACGACCTGACCGTATCCTATGTTTGTCTCAGCCGCCCTGCGGCCCTCTGCGAAGGGGACGGTTGCATACTGAGGTCACTGCCACCTCCGCCTTTTTGGGTCAccctcaccctgccctgcctgcaggtcCCATCGGGGTGATGGAAACCTCCTTCCTGCCAAGCGGTGGATGCCCCAGCTGGTCTGGCTGTTGTTGGCATGACCTTACCTCAAACCACCCCACAGCCAGTCCAGGATCTGCAGCAAAGCGGCCCTTTCTTCTGTGGGCTGCGGACGTGCACCAGTATGCTCCACTGTACTGATTTTACCTCCTCCCAGTTACAGTCCCCTGTGCACTCCTGTCCTGCCCATCCCACCTTTCTAGTGCCTCGGTAGTTGTTCTGAGAGAGCAGTGGTGTTTGCTGCAGGTACAAAGCAGGTGTCCATCCTGGGCCTTCTCCACCCCCACGTCTCACCAAAAAACTCTCCACTTTAATGTCTGTATGTCTGTGCTATATGTTGAATTCTCTTTGATTGCACCGTAAGAGAGCAAAATGACCTAGCAAAGGTCTGTGTTTGGGAGGTGTTGATGTACTATGGTTCAGAAGGAGATGGAGTTGTCCTGATGTTGGAGGAGCTCGGCATGGTTCATCGTACTCATTGTCAGCCTGGGCTGATGATCTCCCTAGAGATCAGGGAGCAGTTGGCAAAGCGAAAGAGAGATGGGGAGCTTTGAGGTTCAGCTTTCTGCAGTTCAGGGGATCTCCATGTTCCTGTCCTTAACTCCTTGGCCCCCCAGGTGCCCTTTGCTCGCTATTTGGCAATGAACAAGATCACCAAAATGAAGCGCTACCATGTCGCTAAGGTCTACAGGCGGGACAACCCAGCCACGACCAGGGGCCGCTACAGGGAGTTCTACCAGTGCGTGAGTGTTGTGGTGGCTGCTGCGTGAGGGGCTGAGACCCcttggggtgggagggtgtGGGGGACTGGTGTGGTTTTTACCAGCTGGATTGTCTTCAGCTGCGGTGTGCCTGGTGGAGCTGAAGCACCTCAGCTGTGCCATGAGTCTCTGCCGCTTCTTCTGCCCCTAGGATTTTGATATTGCTGGGCAGTTCGACCCGATGATTCCTGATGCTGAGTGCCTGAAGATTGTGCATGAGATCCTGAGTGACTTGCATCTCGGGGACTTTCTCATTAAGGTGAGATCAGAGCGGAGTCATTTTCATACCTCtgcaccttcccttcccctggAATTGAGGTGCTGGTGAAAAGGCATGAGGAAGCACCAACAGCTGCAGCTTTCCGCACCTCTGGGGCAAAAAGAAATGGCGGTGGGGGGATCTCCCCTGAGCTAAGCGTGCCTCTCCCACCCCCAGGTCAATGACCGACGGATTTTGAATGGTGTGTTTGCTGTCTGTGGCATCCCAGAGAGCAAGTTCATAACTACGTGCTCTACTGTGGACAAGCTGGACAAAGTAAGTGTTTTGCTCATGGAGATGGCTTCCAGTCTCAGGGGGTGGATGTCTTGGGCTGGGCAGTGTCGTGGCTGTTCTCATCAGAGAGGTTCACAGCAGCTAAGCCATTGGTGTTTATAAAGGATTTGGGGAGCTCTTGGGTGTGGTTAAGAATAAAGCCTGGTGTTTCCAGTGGTTTCTGTTAACAATTCCTGTGAGATGCAGATCACTAGTGAGATTGCTGACTGCTGTCTTCCTCCATGTGTTCTGAATACATGGGCTGGTGGAGACAGTGGGTGATGAGTGTCCTGCAGCAACGGATGTTCTTCTCTCCCCTTGCAGATCCCATGGGAAGAAGTGAGGAGTGAGATGGTAGGAGAGAAGGGGCTCTCTCCTGAGGCTGCAGATCACATCGGGGAGTATGTCCAGCTTCATGGTGAGCACCGTGGGGTTGAGCCCTTGGCCTTATTCTtccaggccaggcagggagggccAGCGATGGAGAGGCGTAAGGCAGCATACATGACTGGCCGGGCCCATTGTTGCGGgtgctgctgcactggcagACCTGAGGCATGGCTTGTTCCCACAGGTGGCCTGGACCTGATTGAGCAGCTTCTCCAGGACCCAAAGTTGTCCCAGAACAAGCTGGccaaggaggggctgggggacatgAAGCTGCTGTTTGAGTACCTGACCCTGTTTGGCATCACAGGGAAGGTGAGGaggtgcagaggcaggagggtgTGCTGTCCTCATGGCTGGGCAGCCTGGGCCCCCCGCGTGCACCCAGTGACGGGGCTTCCCTTGTGTCCTACAGATCTCTTTTGACCTGAGCCTGGCGCGGGGTCTGGACTACTACACGGGGGTGATCTTTGAggctgtcctgctgcagcaggagaatGACCACGTGGAGGAGCCAGTCAGCGTTGGGAGCGTGGCTGGAGGTGGTCGCTATGACGGGCTGGTGGGAATGTTTGATCCCAAGGGACGGAAGGTGCCCTGTGTGGGGGTCAGCATTGGGATCGAGCGGATCTTCTCCATCCTAGAGCAGAGAGTGAAGGTAGGTGGTGCATGGGGGAAGGCTCTAGGAAGCCAGCTATCATTTATTACAGAGCTCTACAGCGGTGTTTGAGGGGAAATAATTTGGGGGGAGAGGGTAGCTCCTCTTATGCCTGAATTTCCGTGCACAGAAGATGGAGCACTTTTCTGCAACCCATCAGGATGCAGGCGTGGGCAGCTGAGGGCAGTGTGTCGTAGCTGATGCTGAGGAAGCATTAGAGACGGGCCCTGAGCTCCAGTTCTGGCTCTGAACTTTGTGCCCCAGTCACTTTGCTCTTGTCTCTTGCCTGTGAAGTTTTCTGTCCTGGGGATTATGAAGTGATGAATTCGGTAACAGCTGCGACACTCACTCTGTAATGAGCACCCTAGGAAAGCCTGTGAGGAAATTCATCACTCTGCATTTAGTTCTGAGCTTGTGATTCATAGCACGTGAGGCTGAGGCAGTGTGTTTGTACCTGAAGAATCAAAGGAGACATTGGAAAGCTGTCCAGGTCCTATtcgggagggagggaggaaggccaAGGTCCCATGGGAACAGCAGCACACAATTAAGTAGTGTATTAGAATGCAAATTCTCTGGGGTGCTCATTAAACTTGCCCATCTGTGTACTCTTTTTGCTTCTGGAAGGTTAGCCTTGCTCAGTAATGTTCACTGAACAGCAATGGTTAGCTTTTAAGCATGCTTGTTTTGGGGAGCTAAGTTAAGGTCTGAAGATAAGGTGAGATGAGCTTCTGTTGTAAGCTGCAGATTCCCTCAGAGCCAGTCACTCCCATGACCGTGTGTGTCCCTGCAGGCTTCTGGGGAGAAAGTTCGAACGACTGAGACACAAGTGCTGGTAGCTACACCTCAGAAACATTTACTTGCTGCGAGGCTGAAGCTCATCTCTGAGCTGTGGGACGCAGGAATCAAGGTAAAGGAAGGATGTGGGCTTGGCACTGGTACAGGTGAGGGAGGGAGAGTCTGAAGGGAGCTTAAGCTCAGCAAGACCAGCTCCACTAGTTGTGTGTCTCTTCAAGATCTGGGCCTGTCTGAGAGCTAGCAGGCAGAGATCTTAAAAGACAGCTGAGAGCACTAAAGGCAACCACTCACTGCAGGAGTAATGAGGCAGAGTTTTCTGTGGAGTTTTGGTGCTGGCTGTTTTGCTCCAAGATCCATCAGAGCAAATTTTGCACTAATGATTCTCCACTCCCTCCTAGGCAGAGATGCTGTACAAGAAGGATCCTAAACTGCTGAAGCAGCTGCAGTATTGCGAGGACATGGGGATCCCCCTTGCTGCCATTGTAGGAGAGCAAGAGCTGACAGATGGAGTCATCAAGCTGCGAGATGTTGCAACAAGAGAGGAGGTGAGAATGCCTTTTTACACCAGGTTTCAACAGTGCTTCCAAAATTTTAGCCATTAGTGAAAGGCTCCGGGTTTTCCCTCAGTGATGGTATTCCTTTGGGGAGCTGTAGCACAGATCTGTCGGGTGACTGCTCCAAAAAACGAGCACAAACTGCATTGGTATCCACAGCAAGTCCTTAGGACCAGATCAAACTGTGTTCTGCTCAGTGTTCCAGTGTTGCTACCTCCTcctttctgtttggtttgtaGGTTGATATCCCAAGAGAAAAGCTTGTTCATGAGATCAGAAGAAGGCTGGAGCCCTAGCACTTTTCTGTCCAGAGCTGCTTGACTGAACTGCTGTACAACTGGAACCTTCCAGCACCCTTAGCTGTTCACTTCCCGCTGAAGTCTGGTCGCCGTCTACTAGCTTGAGGCTCATCTGCCTGGGCTAAGGCAGTGTCAACACAGGGCACCTGCTTGGAAAGGAGcaagcacattttaaaagttatggATGTTGCAGTCACCAGGTTAACCTGGTTAACTGCTCTGAAGGATGGGTCGAGCTTGTCGGTTCCTAACATTGCAGTACCTGTAACTGTACAGCCCTTTACATCTGCTGTAGGCAGTTGCGACAGCAATGTGGGCAAACATGCTGTAGCTCAAGCAGGATCAGGCTGAGTTCTGTGAAGGGGAGGGAATCTGTGGCATGTT
This region includes:
- the LOC140656533 gene encoding histidine--tRNA ligase, cytoplasmic-like isoform X1; translation: MLRLRPLAAAGRLLSSGPRLGPPRPAGGRVSLSRSWPPPPLRPVGYRGLLSRQVRATAGSAGGSGRGPALKTPKGTRDHPPAHVVLRDQLLAAVVACFKRHGAAAIDTPVLELRETLTGKYGEDAKLIYELQDQGGELLALRYDLTVPFARYLAMNKITKMKRYHVAKVYRRDNPATTRGRYREFYQCDFDIAGQFDPMIPDAECLKIVHEILSDLHLGDFLIKVNDRRILNGVFAVCGIPESKFITTCSTVDKLDKIPWEEVRSEMVGEKGLSPEAADHIGEYVQLHGGLDLIEQLLQDPKLSQNKLAKEGLGDMKLLFEYLTLFGITGKISFDLSLARGLDYYTGVIFEAVLLQQENDHVEEPVSVGSVAGGGRYDGLVGMFDPKGRKVPCVGVSIGIERIFSILEQRVKASGEKVRTTETQVLVATPQKHLLAARLKLISELWDAGIKAEMLYKKDPKLLKQLQYCEDMGIPLAAIVGEQELTDGVIKLRDVATREEVDIPREKLVHEIRRRLEP
- the LOC140656533 gene encoding histidine--tRNA ligase, cytoplasmic-like isoform X2; translated protein: MLRLRPLAAAGRLLSSGPRLGPPRPAGGRVRATAGSAGGSGRGPALKTPKGTRDHPPAHVVLRDQLLAAVVACFKRHGAAAIDTPVLELRETLTGKYGEDAKLIYELQDQGGELLALRYDLTVPFARYLAMNKITKMKRYHVAKVYRRDNPATTRGRYREFYQCDFDIAGQFDPMIPDAECLKIVHEILSDLHLGDFLIKVNDRRILNGVFAVCGIPESKFITTCSTVDKLDKIPWEEVRSEMVGEKGLSPEAADHIGEYVQLHGGLDLIEQLLQDPKLSQNKLAKEGLGDMKLLFEYLTLFGITGKISFDLSLARGLDYYTGVIFEAVLLQQENDHVEEPVSVGSVAGGGRYDGLVGMFDPKGRKVPCVGVSIGIERIFSILEQRVKASGEKVRTTETQVLVATPQKHLLAARLKLISELWDAGIKAEMLYKKDPKLLKQLQYCEDMGIPLAAIVGEQELTDGVIKLRDVATREEVDIPREKLVHEIRRRLEP
- the LOC140656533 gene encoding histidine--tRNA ligase, cytoplasmic-like isoform X3, with the translated sequence MLRLRPLAAAGRLLSSGPRLGPPRPAGGRVSLSRSWPPPPLRPVGYRGLLSRQVRATAGSAGGSGRGPALKTPKETLTGKYGEDAKLIYELQDQGGELLALRYDLTVPFARYLAMNKITKMKRYHVAKVYRRDNPATTRGRYREFYQCDFDIAGQFDPMIPDAECLKIVHEILSDLHLGDFLIKVNDRRILNGVFAVCGIPESKFITTCSTVDKLDKIPWEEVRSEMVGEKGLSPEAADHIGEYVQLHGGLDLIEQLLQDPKLSQNKLAKEGLGDMKLLFEYLTLFGITGKISFDLSLARGLDYYTGVIFEAVLLQQENDHVEEPVSVGSVAGGGRYDGLVGMFDPKGRKVPCVGVSIGIERIFSILEQRVKASGEKVRTTETQVLVATPQKHLLAARLKLISELWDAGIKAEMLYKKDPKLLKQLQYCEDMGIPLAAIVGEQELTDGVIKLRDVATREEVDIPREKLVHEIRRRLEP